The Anser cygnoides isolate HZ-2024a breed goose chromosome 13, Taihu_goose_T2T_genome, whole genome shotgun sequence genome contains the following window.
TTTTCCAGCTCCCAtgcgctgctgctgcaggaattCACCGGCAGGGATGAGGCAGGAGCTTGCCGGCACCAATCCTGCTCCCCTCCACGCATCCCCAGGaactccctgcagcacccagctccttCGCGCCGAAGGATGCCAAAGGCACGAGATGCTGCAGATAGCAATGGGCAAGCCACAGGGTAAAGTTGCTTCACCTCAGGGAAAGTAAAGCATGATGAAAGCTGCAAACCAGCTGTGTTTTCCCTTCCCATACGTGTATGCTTATGTGGCACGATGCTATGTGTTTATTAGTGTCTAGCCAGTAAATATTAACTTCATCTTTCACTGAAATGTAAAACTTGAAGTCATTGAAACAACACGATAAGGTCAAAaccaaattatttattttgtgtgttggAAGCCGTGTTTGGCCCCAGATATCCAGCACAGCAGTgtcaaaagactttttttgattttcctcCCTCTCGGTGGCTTTTTACAAGATGTTCTAGCTTCCCTGGCCCTCCCGCCTCTCCAGTGGAAAACCATTCAGTGGGAAACACCATGGTCGTTTTTTCCTGAGGACTAACTGCACAATAAATGCTGCCTCATCCACTGAGCAGGTTTTATTGAATTACAGGGCAGGCAGTGTGCGGCTGTTTCTGCATCTTGGACAGCACGTGGGTCCTGCTGCACCTCCTCGCTGTAATTTGCCTTCCGTTCCCGTGGGTAATATATAATTACTGCAAAATTACACAGCACTAGCTGGTAAAATAATGAGATTTAGCTAAGAGTTGGGTCTTGGTTTGTCCTCAGTGATGTGTCTGCTATCCACGGGGTCTGTAGCCAGTCCCCTGCAGGTCCCTGTGGATGCTCTCGGTCATGAAAAACACGAGGGCTGCCCAAAAATTTTGGCTCTGCAGAAGAGGGTTTTGCAGCACCTCACCCATCTGAGCCCCTCACAGTCCCagtttccagctctgcagcagcaggacaaggcTCTTGGGTCCCCGCAGCGATATTCCCAAGGTCTGTGCCCGCTCCCTGGCGCCACCGGACAGCTGCTCCTGGCCCCCAGCTCCCGGCAAGTTTTGGgataaaaaaatctcaggttAGAATAAAACTCAGCATTAGAAATAGTTGGAAGCCCTGGCCTTGGCTGGGTGAGGTGGGTCCCAGGGGATCAGTACTGTTGGTGTCTAATAAGAGAGCACGGAAAAAGGCATTAAACAAACAGAGGAGCAGCTTAATTTCCCTGCAGTGCTTAGGCTGGCGCTGCCTGTAACTAATGGGGGTTAGTTATAGACTGTAATATGTTTTCCTCATGTAGGCAGAGTCCCGATGGGTTTTCTGGGTGTTAATATCATCGGAACTGAGTGATTTAGTCTCAGCCGAGCAGAAGACGATCTCTCTCCGCCCTCTGTGCTCACGAGCCCCATCCATCCTTACGCACGGATCCTGCCTCCCGCCTGCCCCGTTACCCACCAGTGGGtgaaacttttccttttaacaCCACGCTCTTTTCTGACTGATGTGAGGTTTCTGCAAAGTTCATCGATCCCAATCTCGTGGAGCTTGGAAAATAGACATAGATCATTTTAATTGCCAAAGAGGAAAAACGAGTTTATTTGACATAACTCAGGCTGCAGCATTCCTTTGGTGGAGCATCGGGATCATTATGTCAATTAAATCATTGTATGCATTAAACCAaagcaggctttttttcctccttgctggCTGCACAATGACTTATTTGATCAGATACTCCggtgtttgaaatgaaaacgAGCATTTCCAAGTTTCCTAAGTCCTAACCATTACAGCTGCCCCCCCGAAAACGTGTCTGCCATGCCTGTGGCTCAGCACCCTGTGGGGGCAGCATCTGTGGTGGCTCTTTGGTAGCTTTGGGATGGGAAAAAGGTTCAAAAAATCTTGGTATCAACTTATTTATGGTGCAGCCATTGGCTGCGCTCGGTGGTATTGATCCTCAGCATCTCAAAACCCAAACACTGCAGCATCTCCAGGCTGTTCTGGgagcctgccagccccacactGGTGGGACTGGGTTGGTGCTCCAGGGCAGCTGGTTCCGTGCCACCCCTCTCTGCCACCAATACCAACAATTTATTACATCTATGTATATATTAAATCACATGTGCCTGAGTTTCTGAGGCAGCCTGGGAAACCTCTGCATCACTTTTGCAGAGCCGAGTGGTTGACTGCGGTGTTTTCTGAAAGGTGTTCCCAGGACTCATGGTAAAACCAATGCGGTTCTTACTCGTGTGTCTCTCTGTCACCTGGGGAAACGTGCAATGGGAAGGGCTGATTTTCGTGCTGGCAATGTTTTCATTGCAGGAGCCTTCCCATGCCTGATGGAAGAGGCTGAGTGAGCTCGGCGGCAGCACTCCTACAAGGAGGATCTATCGGAGTGCAAGATGGGAGGCAGGAGAGAGCACTGGGGTTGTATGTTTTTTGGGGATTTGTCCCTTGATGGCCaataaaagagtaaaaaaatgtgtttccttGCATGAGGCGTAGCTCCAGCCATAATCTCAGGGGTGCTCAAGGGAGCAGAGGTGAGTAGGGGATGCatcccaggcagggcaggggtcTTGTGCTAAAAACCCCATCCAGGAACAGCTTTGAAGCCTGCTTGAATACCAGAAGCCCCTCCAGTTTTCCTGGCGTGATGCTGGTTCCAAGGGCTCTGCCAGGCCCATCCCACCACACCTCGGCGGATCTGGTACCTGGATCACTGTGTTTTCCCTGCTGGACCCGTCCTGAGCATTATTATTTGGGCCATGCTTCCCGggttttaaattattctgtCTCAACTAGCTGATGGCATTTGTTACATGTCATGCAATGTTCCTGGTAATTAATTGgtatttaattaattaaggGATAATGGCATTCAATTAAGGGATGCCTGTGGAACACTGTCACTGGGTAATTAATGGCTTCCTGCTGCTCAAGCAAAGCTGAGGCGCttgtggaaaataaatagaGGAGAAGCTTAGATGTTTGTTCCCTTGGCAGGAGACTGGTCGTGTCCCAGAGCTCTCGGATTCTCCAAGACCCCATTTCCAGACCCTTGTCCAGGGCGAGCCAGGCTTTTCCCCCCAGCACATGTAAACTTGAGATTGCTGCCACTGACATCCAGGAGCATCCTTTCTGGTAGAAAACAGGCCTCGTCTCCTCTTGGCTTTGGAGCAGAGCATGGAAAAAATGCGAATTTCCTGTGACatgaagacaaatgaaaatggaTTTCTTGAGCCAAACAGCGAACCCAGTCATGGCTggctcttccagcagcaggCATCCGTGGTGCAGAAGTGCCCCTTCCATGCTGCTGCATTTGAAGAGATGCAACGTGAGCATTGCCAGAAATTGTGGTGCCTTTGTTCCCTGACAGCTTGCAATAGGTTTTCCCTAAAAAGCCCTAAGCCGTTTTTGTTCCGAATTCACACTTCCAGCTGAGAACTGCAAAACAgttaaggggggaaaaatgcaaattggCCTTTCATGGGTTGATTGCTGATGCCTCCTCTGGAGGAATTGCTTGCTGGATCTAATTGTTTAGCCCAGGAATGTAATGACACTATTAATAATTTACTGTTCCTTTACACTGACTCCTTAAATGCATTGTGCTTTCGTTATTTTCCTGCACTCCTATATAACCAATTTTTTCCATTCTAATTCCTTCACATATTTCAGTTCCACTTGGGTAACAGGACCAGAATGCAAGGGAGCTCTGGGATGGAGGAAGGCCAAGGGAATTTCCACTACAAAGTTAAAGCCTATGAACTGGTATGGTTAAccatttctttgtcatttcgTCCCATGTGTGTTTCTGAAAGCATGTGTGTGTTCGTGCCAGCATTTGTGAGATGCACCTGTAGTCACTGATCTCTCAGCatttttgggttgttttggaTGAACCTTGTTTTTTCCAGTGGAGGTGTACAGGATGGACGTGGTGGAGCTTACACACTTTCCTGAGACCTCTGGGATGGAAGGTAATGTGGAAATGGAAACTCTAATTACAGATCCAGCAAGCTCCACTTTCTAATTAATTGCAGATTAAGTTAAAAATAGAACTGGCTATGTAAAATAAGCCTAAAAGCCCCAGTCTACCTGGTTACACAATACCCAGAACAATGATCTCTGCTGATGTTTAATTCAGGGTGAAAATGCTCCAGGTGTGGTTTTTGAAGACACGCAGAGCGAAATGGGGCCAGTTCTGCTGGGAACCACTCTTCACATCCTAATGTGGGGCTGGTGGCCATGCCCTGCTCCATGCCTAGGAAGGGGActccccagtccccccactGCACCCCCTGCCGTAGGCAGAAGGCTCATCCATCAGCTCATGGACACCACTCATCAGCCTGGAGGTCCCAAAATGCTTTAAAGCCCAACTCGTGCAGTTCCCAGGGCAAATCCCACCTCTGGAGCAAGGACACAACATGACTCTCCCTGTGGATCCAACAGTGCTGGCTGTTCTTCATCATTGTTTCCCAGGCAGGGTTGCTGTTTTGCCACAAACCTCCCCACAAATCCTCTGAAAAGGTCACTTGTGTGGGCCGGGGCCCAGTTTAAGAGCATGTCATTGATCTTTTTTGTGTGCACTGAGCTGCCTTGTGCTAAGATGGGCAAATTCTTTCACTCCTTAGCATTAGTAACTAAAGCAGCGACTGCAGGCATGATGGATGCCATCAAAGAGCAccaggaagaaggaagaaggacaTCCAAGGCCTTCTGCCAAGAACAAgcatctccttccttccttcccaaaaGCCAGTCTGCCCCAACCACTGAGGAATCAGTTTTGGGGCAGAACTGGCACTGCTCACAACTGGAGGCTGATCAAGGCACGTGGAAGAACCTAGGGTGGCTGAAGCATGTCTTAGGGCAGTAGTCGTGATACCCAAGTCAAGAAGTCTTGGAAAACTGACCAAGATGGGGCTGTCTTCAGTTGCCAGATCAGATGGTGGGATGTTTGGCAACTGGTTTTGGCACCAGCCCTGATGGACTGCTGACTCAACCCCATCCAACCCCTCATGCTCTTGCACGCTCCAGTCTCCTGGGGATGGTGTGCAGGGGGCCTGGGATAGTGTGGTCCCCCCTGCCTTTATCGAGGCTTTTGCTGACTCTGCCCCAGCCTTATCTCGTGCCGCTCTGGCTCTCCAAGTTCCTGTAAACACTTCTGTAGCGTGGCTGCatataaaaggaagaagaatgcGGATCTATCCTCCCCATCTGCCTCCCCCTGAGAGGCCAAAGCAATTCCTCCTGACAAAACCTCGCCACAGCAAACACTCGGCGAGTTTTTCActgggttgtttttgtttaatctAAGAAACCACTGAAACTCCTCTGAGAGTTGTGGTTCTCTCTGTGGTTTTCTGAGCTGCTGGGGGACCAGTctgggggcagtggggtgcAGGATGGGGGGCACTGCCTGGCAGGGCTCCCAAGGGTGATGGGACGGCTCAGGTCAGCCAAGGGCTATGCTCTGCTACTCACCTTCCTTGCTCCTTTCAGTTTCTCATAATTCACTGTTTTGTGTCACTAGGGCCAAAGTTGACCATCTCAACCCCATCCAGGTCTCCTCTGTCAGTGAACAGCAGATCCAGCTGTGCACCCCCCGTTGGCCCATCCAGTGCCTCAGTCACAAAATTATCCACAAAATCCTCCAGAAATCTCCAGGAGTGCTTGCATCCCAATCTGTTGTCCTTCCAGCAGACCTCACAAGAGCAGGGTTCATCACCCAGATGTTTCCTCAAGTTGTTTACAGGCCTCATGCCTGTCCTCACCCTGATGGGGTTGGCCTGTAACATGCCCCCAGCCCAAAGCCACCCTCCCTGCACATCCTGGGGGCTCTCACCCAGTCCCCTTtcccatggaggagccccatACACCCAAACTGCTCCCGTTCTCCTACCAACGTTGGGTTCCTCATCCAACCAACAGCTCCTGGAGGCAAGGAGAAGCCAAGAGCTGGCCCTGGTCAATATCAGCCTTGCGCTGGGCCCTCCCTCTGGCTGGAGGCCCCAGCGTGAGGCTGGGCGGAGTTCAAGTATTTGtctaggaaaaggaaaatatctgcGAAACATCACAAAGAAAGTTTTGCTGAATCCCAGCTCTCCAGTTGCAAATGTTACAGATGGAGAAGTTTTGCCAAGAACGTAAGGGAGTCAGATATGTGACTTccattaatttaaagaaaagtgaacATCTAAGCTGCTTGTACAGTTTTGAGCAGCTAAGCTCAAACATCTGTGCTGAAGAGACAAGGAGACTGGAATTCGTTTTCGACACCAACTATAGTTTATTATTTGAAACGCCAGGAAAATTCATTCTTACAAACACGAGAGCTTCTGCTGGATTGCAGCTTTGGCCCTGACGATTCACCCCGGgcctccttcctttttctgtgtcGCTCCAGCTATGTTTGTGCCCCTTGGGACATCATGCGTCCCTCCTGATGGCCACGGTGAGGAGCACGCTGTCGTGGCTTACAACCCTTTTGCTCACTGGATGGGGATGAAGGAGCAACCTATGCTCCTTGCTCAGGCCTGTGGGTATCCCTGGCCACCCACAGACAGGAGCGGAGAGGAGGACGAGCTTTCCTCTCACAGCTGGTATTTCCTCAGCAGCTCGCTCTGCCACTGCCGCTTCTTGTTGGGGAAGGCGAGGGGGATCTTGATCTTTCGGAAGTCCTCGATGCACTTCCCCAGCTCCGACTCCAGCGCTTTCCTCTCCTCGCTCAGCCCCGCGGccatggggctgccccccaccccattctCCTTCACTGTTGCATGGTCGCTGTTACACCTCTGCCCCgtctccttcacctcctccagCTTCTTCGGGGGCTTGGAGAAGTCCAGGGTGTTGGGGCGAGCAGGGCACTCCTCTGGGGCTTCCAGCCAAGGCGCggagccagcagggctggggtcaTCCTGCCCTGACCTGGGGTCTCTTGGGATGCTCTCACCCGTGGATGGAGTGGGACTGGGCTCGCagtggctgctggtgctgggggatgCAGCGTTGTACCcaccgctggggctgggggggtcctgcctTGTCTCCTGGCCTCGCCTGGGCTCTCTGGGGTCGctgtgggctgcaggagggaagcagagagaagcACAAGAGCAGGAGATTGCACAGCCCCTGATGGAGCAAAGCCGGGGTGCAGCCACCCGGGGGACATAGCTCAGCTCACTtgggcatttttttctctaaaatatcTAAATTCTTAacctactgcatttttttccttttttttttttttttttttttcagtgcatctgCTAGAAGAGATATAAAGCAGggtataaaatatttctatattaaATCCCTCCACCTAAATTTTGTCCCCCCCACGGAAGTAGAAAATGTCAAGGTGAATTTtagtttttcctgaaaacttttttattttatcacccccaccccccctttttttatattttgacatttacttcaactgctccagcacaaaAATTACTAGAGGTGGAAAGCTGAAATGTCATCCGTCACTGAGGAGAAACCTTGAAGGCTGGATTTTCTTCATCGAATCTCTCTGGGAAGTTACAAGGATGTATCTTAGCCCCAAATTCTTTGAGTGATGGAATAAAATCTCCAAGTTCTTAAACTGTTTTAATCATCTTATCTGCAAGCCTCACAATTGCCTTCGTGAAATGGGGAACCGAGGCAGGGGGAACATAAGCTGATGAACCCAAATTCATACAAGGAGCCTAGAGCTTAGCTGGAGAATGAATTCAGAactcttcatttcttctcctgcttcttTGCTCCGAGACCATCTAACGATGATAGCTAGCTCGGCATAGCAGTTTCTCTCTAAGGCTTTCA
Protein-coding sequences here:
- the LOC106047523 gene encoding uncharacterized protein; this encodes MKCSGGMQQDTYQRHSKTIQALQNLAGFMAHTQGKFSGHHFSCAGRSTFPCIPPQGCACATGGHQKVITVEWKTISTPSPLLLGPVVRGQLSRQLSRHGSLPGSSWLSLPIPEPSEIERSPKKHISSSEPILDLKTDAAEALPAHSDPREPRRGQETRQDPPSPSGGYNAASPSTSSHCEPSPTPSTGESIPRDPRSGQDDPSPAGSAPWLEAPEECPARPNTLDFSKPPKKLEEVKETGQRCNSDHATVKENGVGGSPMAAGLSEERKALESELGKCIEDFRKIKIPLAFPNKKRQWQSELLRKYQL